A single window of Lytechinus variegatus isolate NC3 chromosome 8, Lvar_3.0, whole genome shotgun sequence DNA harbors:
- the LOC121420645 gene encoding 23 kDa integral membrane protein-like: MMAGCGPKIAKFFLFILNFCLWVCSIVLIAGGAFVTAEYKPYVDYLFSNDTILIVSWTTIGIGVFIFIVGFAGCCGAIRENSCLLKMYLMFVFIIVLAEPVLGILTFVYIGDIEQSLEDGMLQSINETYDLKAGATEAVDDIQKLFHCCGANGYSDYKNSEHLKEGLAVPESCCVIKNHITGITANCTMGAKGQPTYPDLVWIDGCVDASKDSIKNYYLIILAVAFGFHVFGILTMVFACCVINGMNKDGYNRNINRDPNSPAFGG; the protein is encoded by the exons atgatGGCCGGTTGTGGACCGAAGATTGCTAAATTCTTTTTGTTCATCTTGAATTTCTGCCTTTGG GTTTGCAGTATTGTACTGATCGCTGGAGGCGCTTTTGTGACAGCTGAGTACAAACCCTATGTGGATTATCTCTTCTCAAACGACACCATCCTGATAGTATCATGGACGACGATCGGGATCGGGGTGTTCATTTTCATTGTCGGGTTCGCGGGGTGCTGCGGGGCCATCCGCGAGAACTCGTGTCTTTTGAAAATG TATTTGatgtttgttttcatcattGTTCTTGCTGAGCCTGTCTTGGGAATTCTGACGTTTGTCTACATTGGTGAT ATTGAGCAGAGTTTGGAAGATGGTATGCTGCAATCAATTAACGAAACCTATGATCTAAAGGCAGGTGCTACGGAAGCTGTAGATGACATCCAAAAATTG TTTCACTGTTGTGGTGCTAATGGATATAGTGACTACAAGAACTCAGAACATCTTAAGGAGGGACTAGCAGTACCCGAATCTTGCTGCGTCATTAAGAACCACATCACAGGAATTACTGCCAACTGCACGATGGGAGCCAAAGGTCAACCAACGTACCCTGATCTTGTTTGGATAGAT GGTTGTGTGGATGCTTCAAAAGATTCGATAAAGAACTATTACCTCATCATCCTAGCTGTGGCGTTTGGATTTCATGTCTTTGGG ATTCTTACTATGGTGTTTGCTTGCTGTGTCATTAATGGCATGAACAAGGATGGATACAATAGAAATATAAACAGAGACCCCAACTCTCCCGCTTTCGGCGGGTGA